The following are from one region of the Syngnathus acus chromosome 19, fSynAcu1.2, whole genome shotgun sequence genome:
- the tom1l2 gene encoding TOM1-like protein 2 isoform X9 gives MKKRLNGNRNYREVMLALTVLETCVKNCGHRFHALVTSRDFVDGVLVKIISPKNNPPTIVQDKVLALIQAWADAFRSSPDLTGVVQIYEELKRKGIEFPLSDLETLSPIHTPQRTASAPEGDSTLQYSSPPQPAPAPHVVPAAYTTPQVPNVQPSGAINPTSEQICRLRSELDVVRGNTKVMSEMLTEMVPGQEDASDYELLQELNRTCRAMQQRVVELISCVSNEAVTEELLHVNDDLNNIFLRYERYERFRSGRSTVQTVNNGVLSEATEDNLIDLGPASPAVVSNMPNAATTSLPPSVTASAGRPSSPASLASRLAGMDVGADTVSSTLSSLSSSKPPPPQDDFDVFAQTRTGSLPEPNKMTPAKDSQAAAAAAAAAAAAAPPTLDVQQPRAATCVGGQSSVMDDIEEWLSTDVKGDEGEEGVTSEEFDKFLEERAKAAEMVPTLPSPPSSDPGAAQGSPSRKKSDRPEDALFAM, from the exons ATGAAGAAAAGACTGAATGGCAATAGAAACTACAGGGAGGTGATGCTGGCTTTAACG GTGCTGGAGACTTGCGTAAAGAACTGCGGCCACAGGTTTCATGCGCTGGTCACTAGCAGGGACTTTGTGGACGGTGTGCTTGTTAAAATCATCTCTCCTAAAAATAACCCTCCCACCATCGTTCAGGACAAAGTATTGGCGCTCATTCAG GCATGGGCCGATGCGTTCAGGAGCAGTCCGGATCTCACAGGCGTTGTCCAAATCTACGAGGAGCTCAAGAGAAAAGGCATCGAGTTCCCCCTGTCGGACCTGGAGACCCTCTCGCCCATACATACACCTCAGCGG ACTGCATCGGCACCAGAGGGAGACTCGACTCTGCAGTACAGCAGCCCCCCTCAGCCTGCACCTGCACCGCATGTTGTTCCGGCAGCCTACACCACCCCTCAAGTTCCAAACGTTCAACCGTCCGGAGCCATCAACCCAACGTCTGAACAG ATTTGCAGACTGCGCAGCGAGTTGGATGTCGTTCGCGGAAACACTAAAGTCATGTCTGAGATGTTGACTGAGATGGTCCCGGGACAGGAGGACGCTTCCGACTACGAGTTGCTACAG GAGCTGAACAGGACCTGCAGAGCCATGCAGCAGAGGGTAGTGGAGCTCATCTCTTGCGTCTCCAACGAGGCAGTGACCGAGGAGCTGCTGCACGTAAACGATGACCTCAATAACATCTTCTTGCGCTACGAAAG ATACGAGAGGTTCAGATCTGGAAGGTCTACGGTTCAGACTGTCAACAATGGG GTCTTGAGCGAAGCGACAGAGGATAACCTGATCGATCTGGGCCCCGCCTCGCCAGCAGTGGTCAGCAACATGCCCAATGCGGCCACGACAAGCTTGCCCCCGAGCGTCACCGCCAGCGCCGGGAGACCATCCTCTCCGGCCTCCCTGGCGTCTCGCCTCGCTGGAATGG ATGTTGGCGCAGACACTGTGAGCAGCACTCTGAGCTCTTTATCCAGCAGCAAGCCTCCACCTCCCCAGGATGACTTTGACGTGTTCGCCCAAACCAGGACCGGATCTCTCCCTGAACCTAATAAGAT GACTCCGGCAAAGGACAGTCaggca gctgctgctgctgctgctgctgctgctgctgctgctcctccaaCTCTGGATGTCCAACAACCACGTGCAGCAACG TGTGTCGGAGGTCAGTCCTCTGTCATGGATGACATAGAGGAGTGGCTAAGTACTGATGTG AAAGGAGATGAAGGTGAGGAGGGTGTGACAAGTGAAG AGTTTGACAAGTTCCTCGAGGAGCGAGCCAAAGCTGCAGAGATGGTCCCCACCCTGCCGTCCCCCCCGAGTAGCGACCCCGGCGCAGCGCAGGGAAGCCCCAGCCGCAAGAAGTCTGACAGACCGGAGGACGCTTTGTTTGCCATGTAG
- the tom1l2 gene encoding TOM1-like protein 2 isoform X7: MEFLMGNPYSTPVGHCIERATDGSLPSEDWTLNMEICDIINETEDGPKDAIKAMKKRLNGNRNYREVMLALTVLETCVKNCGHRFHALVTSRDFVDGVLVKIISPKNNPPTIVQDKVLALIQAWADAFRSSPDLTGVVQIYEELKRKGIEFPLSDLETLSPIHTPQRTASAPEGDSTLQYSSPPQPAPAPHVVPAAYTTPQVPNVQPSGAINPTSEQICRLRSELDVVRGNTKVMSEMLTEMVPGQEDASDYELLQELNRTCRAMQQRVVELISCVSNEAVTEELLHVNDDLNNIFLRYERYERFRSGRSTVQTVNNGVLSEATEDNLIDLGPASPAVVSNMPNAATTSLPPSVTASAGRPSSPASLASRLAGMDVGADTVSSTLSSLSSSKPPPPQDDFDVFAQTRTGSLPEPNKMTPAKDSQAAAAAAAAAPPTLDVQQPRAATKGDEGEEGVTSEEFDKFLEERAKAAEMVPTLPSPPSSDPGAAQGSPSRKKSDRPEDALFAM; this comes from the exons GCCAAAAGACGCAATAAAAGCAATGAAGAAAAGACTGAATGGCAATAGAAACTACAGGGAGGTGATGCTGGCTTTAACG GTGCTGGAGACTTGCGTAAAGAACTGCGGCCACAGGTTTCATGCGCTGGTCACTAGCAGGGACTTTGTGGACGGTGTGCTTGTTAAAATCATCTCTCCTAAAAATAACCCTCCCACCATCGTTCAGGACAAAGTATTGGCGCTCATTCAG GCATGGGCCGATGCGTTCAGGAGCAGTCCGGATCTCACAGGCGTTGTCCAAATCTACGAGGAGCTCAAGAGAAAAGGCATCGAGTTCCCCCTGTCGGACCTGGAGACCCTCTCGCCCATACATACACCTCAGCGG ACTGCATCGGCACCAGAGGGAGACTCGACTCTGCAGTACAGCAGCCCCCCTCAGCCTGCACCTGCACCGCATGTTGTTCCGGCAGCCTACACCACCCCTCAAGTTCCAAACGTTCAACCGTCCGGAGCCATCAACCCAACGTCTGAACAG ATTTGCAGACTGCGCAGCGAGTTGGATGTCGTTCGCGGAAACACTAAAGTCATGTCTGAGATGTTGACTGAGATGGTCCCGGGACAGGAGGACGCTTCCGACTACGAGTTGCTACAG GAGCTGAACAGGACCTGCAGAGCCATGCAGCAGAGGGTAGTGGAGCTCATCTCTTGCGTCTCCAACGAGGCAGTGACCGAGGAGCTGCTGCACGTAAACGATGACCTCAATAACATCTTCTTGCGCTACGAAAG ATACGAGAGGTTCAGATCTGGAAGGTCTACGGTTCAGACTGTCAACAATGGG GTCTTGAGCGAAGCGACAGAGGATAACCTGATCGATCTGGGCCCCGCCTCGCCAGCAGTGGTCAGCAACATGCCCAATGCGGCCACGACAAGCTTGCCCCCGAGCGTCACCGCCAGCGCCGGGAGACCATCCTCTCCGGCCTCCCTGGCGTCTCGCCTCGCTGGAATGG ATGTTGGCGCAGACACTGTGAGCAGCACTCTGAGCTCTTTATCCAGCAGCAAGCCTCCACCTCCCCAGGATGACTTTGACGTGTTCGCCCAAACCAGGACCGGATCTCTCCCTGAACCTAATAAGAT GACTCCGGCAAAGGACAGTCaggca gctgctgctgctgctgctgctgctcctccaaCTCTGGATGTCCAACAACCACGTGCAGCAACG AAAGGAGATGAAGGTGAGGAGGGTGTGACAAGTGAAG AGTTTGACAAGTTCCTCGAGGAGCGAGCCAAAGCTGCAGAGATGGTCCCCACCCTGCCGTCCCCCCCGAGTAGCGACCCCGGCGCAGCGCAGGGAAGCCCCAGCCGCAAGAAGTCTGACAGACCGGAGGACGCTTTGTTTGCCATGTAG